The following are from one region of the Macrobrachium nipponense isolate FS-2020 chromosome 21, ASM1510439v2, whole genome shotgun sequence genome:
- the LOC135197448 gene encoding interaptin-like — protein MVQFFVDFMASDSSACLDEAGNQEDEIDHSGFEEDHVSDNEVEYGRSRNEEGDHPDSEEETRNLDTSRKFEEVIKKNENLFLRFEKERLEKDQLIDELLDKVEGLTVAGLQMEEHIRQLERLNKEKERKISSMSEEKQKLKSEMIEKAKVTDVQRKENEERDQMLIILENTVSVLSMEKDTLHRNLQQNDKSRDEMQIKMNKLNQDLEGLRKENGRKEKNIEKLKRENENKTLKMKGLEDELQVLTIQTQMAHENLKELYQCKRELAEKNEEREKLRKQNLQKDSEILRQKHLEVSGLLKESKSVVVEQPTANGKMNDLIRRIVQLEFDLAETKEQLETRVFEEMEALVEIVRPQEEILAQDTKISCLGKVKILNGPKNYKEKEVGRREETITKAEDKKASDKTLCLKKPQIDCRALYRRMDSIEEELRQIKGLQRSSAGTKRHSKAQNETPSIEKPLNRDELHQKMGLISAANLQRLERDAKMVRELYKINAVT, from the coding sequence ATGGTTCAGTTCTTTGTCGATTTCATGGCCTCGGACAGCTCTGCCTGTCTTGATGAGGCTGGAAATCAGGAGGACGAAATTGATCACTCTGGCTTTGAAGAAGACCATGTTTCGGATAACGAAGTAGAATACGGACGTTCCAGGAATGAAGAAGGCGACCATCCAGATAGTGAAGAAGAAACAAGGAATTTGGATACAAGTCGGAAGTTCGAGGaagtaattaagaaaaatgaaaatcttttcttgaggtttgagaaagagagattagAAAAGGATCAGCTGATCGACGAATTACTGGACAAGGTAGAGGGCCTGACCGTAGCAGGACTGCAGATGGAAGAACACATCAGACAACTCGAACgactaaacaaagaaaaggaaagaaagatcaGTTCAATGTCCGAAGAGAAGCAGAAGCTGAAAAGCGAAATGATTGAAAAGGCAAAGGTCACAGATGTCCAAAGGAAGGAAAACGAGGAGAGAGACCAGATgctaattattttggaaaacacggTCTCAGTGCTCTCGATGGAGAAGGACACTTTGCATCGAAATCTACAGCAAAACGATAAAAGCCGAgacgaaatgcaaataaaaatgaacaagttGAATCAGGACCTGGAAGGACTTCGAAAAGAGAacggaaggaaagaaaagaacatagaaaagctgaagagggagaacgagaaCAAGACCTTGAAGATGAAAGGTTTAGAGGACGAGTTACAAGTCCTCACCATTCAGACACAGATGGCCCACGAAAATTTGAAAGAGCTCTACCAATGTAAAAGAGAATTAGCTGAGAAAAACGAGGAACGGGAAAAGCTGAGAAAACAGAACTTGCAGAAGGATAGCGAGATCCTTCGACAGAAACATTTGGAAGTCAGCGGTTTACTGAAAGAATCTAAATCTGTTGTAGTAGAACAACCAACGGcaaatggaaagatgaatgacCTGATTAGGAGGATAGTTCAACTTGAATTCGACCTTGCTGAGACGAAGGAGCAACTAGAGACCAGGGTTTTTGAAGAGATGGAAGCATTAGTGGAAATCGTAAGACCCCAAGAAGAGATCTTGGCGCAGGATACAAAGATCAGCTGCTTAGGAAAGGTCAAAATCCTTAATGGACCaaagaattataaagaaaaggaAGTTGGCAGAAGAGAGGAGACGATAACGAAAGCTGAAGACAAAAAGGCTTCGGATAAAACTCTGTGTCTGAAGAAGCCCCAGATCGACTGCAGAGCCCTCTACCGACGAATGGACAGCATCGAAGAAGAACTTCGCCAAATCAAAGGATTGCAACGATCTTCAGCTGGCACCAAGAGGCACTCAAAGGCCCAAAATGAAACTCCATCAATTGAGAAGCCTCTAAACAGAGATGAATTGCACCAGAAAATGGGGCTGATATCTGCAGCCAACCTCCAACGACTGGAGCGAGATGCTAAAATGGTCCGAGAACTCTACAAGATAAACGCCGTCACGTAA